From one Ignavibacteria bacterium genomic stretch:
- a CDS encoding T9SS type A sorting domain-containing protein yields MNFQSLLRSIILCSALLLLLGWQGAEAQKMTPIPGYSGGLMWPNDYYEGNYPGLTRYLYGYYPYYDYYTRGYDEFIVTAADLKKAGLCSGPLAGLGMQFIHVPKEYQGSMRIFIKSIGNKYLHEYNYRIPGGRPYYYTYCIQRNGNKIEAQTGAVEVMNTSTWSLPLVAQGDTTWVDYWFNTGDDFVWDGTSNIVIGMLNCRPQETIQYQNAIYMATEINPPAPGRSYYSYPAWLQAYSYYYYSPTDCNYLMYNTFPYMYWYQYNPNYDYGYRWFRPYIRLAVKSGVVQSFPDDIDPRRILRAGDVYKGQDANHPKPSLTFYEQPGQQYTVTYNIIGPLPSTDTVYTALWGGSPSYTFTGTSSGEKQITMTGAMGFLANSDGSLNLTYATGGSYRVEATVNSGSCGLQSWYKSFIVAFQNDVAMSQIRSPQPVPKKNPLNVTTPLSCQIQNVGLDDVTEVDLTVVIRTYPGGQKVYEGSTTWEGVLETGARASVDFTGAPFVPTAVGRYSAEYCATLKNAYDLQTGNDCLPLAGQTHIFEVNYNQEGAADAITIPASGKEYYANRPFQPAGQIRNNGILDGSNWPVLMEIFRLPGMQKVYSEQIVLQSVDATAPQNFATAVFPLFTPDQGGSYRACMTLKTNDPEPANDQVCYDFTVQGNMEGKYTIGMLNLTKSNNYATIELAVDDLYRRGVSGPVTFELTDESYTLNSNVNTGGVALDLTGYISGMSGTNTVTFRPSLERSLTRGSIEITLNSTNGIGVLFGQNLSPTNQQALGREFPTVRAYSNSAGNFIFDGGSQKSIRITLNATTPFRAPFYLGDGSQSIKLRNMIIGNAAGTSPSYANSLPRVLFTNGQFTFEADQRSVGGVSHTYSGGIVDRNKVPVGITGNNSERLDTTAGSGNEYSGNEISGFGYGIVSLGIGTLLKGGVNEFRPYYSTGTQINHNVIYDVGRAGIAAGYQDKLQVKGNRIYGVGSSSEVAGKDGAAVQGAPAADDAMGILLGGVNQYNVQNAVVSGNEISGIRGTYMSRGIVIEQVRNAYQSVSASGGMYYAPSSAERTLVTGNTVWGLSRGSTMGNLGGIHLLTGRNGASLETPASADYFTRGDTVANNTVVMTDDKVQSTSSMIAGIAIQHGNGTVVVNNAIAMLGSSTASKSVHAGLLYQGTMFRNQKVNTWYLGSGAPAALVSNYNAYYTPQSSVAYMMEISAGSEVVWEGTPDEFLTMDQWRNWTGQDISSVTGNFVSEFEYQGVAPAQKLRVKITPQPPIGSVLNDRGIRLSSVKTDIDGQTRGAAGLGYDIGADEFDGRSYVSDLESIDILSPKSYKASSGITSDAEYIMTAAPVDVSARIRNNGGLPRTGADIRVRIWLESPVSNNNNLSVPQWNANPVVDRTYKLDLNSGASADITFGIQGFTPQTYQQLPTYAVPGRFSAMSLNVTPRYRVEVTTPNDQNNANNSVSKVLRFFIKRSLTSIIVSGRNVGTVLGVGSSSNEVAARLNSDSLLKGLNDLGFYNNPAGMMFSYDVMDRSAWEPRAVDYTIYRTLFWSHDQNGFSISERNDLRNFVAAGTSRDKKNLAVGSQEPTRKHIGNSIAADENFVHTVLRAAHQAPGTPLTPNYDGKKIVGRGIARNTEETISKTSYAGDASPQPALVKLYSDGTTPGIALASYSYKKGDRSTTDSIAGSATASLTSNRVFLGVDWRHYGRTGAFTGVERVLRGVIDFFETNGGTVVPVELLSFDARGRGSDADVFWSTASEQNADHFAVERRRADDVTAGDAAAWSTVATVAAAGSSTERRDYSIVDRDLSSGLYQYRLVSADRDGSQSRSGIVEVLIGSDGTLLSIESVQPNPVRTTAVVTLQLADAGTADIAVVDMQGKTVARLYSGTLPQGISTVDLSAAPLASGTYTVVATVNGQTVTTTISIVK; encoded by the coding sequence ATGAATTTTCAATCGTTACTCCGAAGCATAATCCTGTGTTCGGCTCTGTTGCTGCTTTTGGGCTGGCAGGGGGCTGAGGCACAGAAAATGACCCCCATACCAGGATACTCTGGTGGGCTTATGTGGCCCAATGATTATTATGAAGGTAACTATCCGGGACTTACCAGGTACCTATATGGGTATTACCCATACTACGACTATTACACCCGAGGTTACGACGAGTTTATCGTAACTGCTGCCGACCTGAAGAAGGCAGGTTTGTGTAGCGGACCGCTGGCCGGGTTAGGTATGCAGTTTATTCATGTACCCAAAGAATATCAGGGTTCGATGCGGATTTTTATTAAATCTATCGGCAACAAGTATCTGCATGAATACAATTATCGTATTCCCGGTGGGCGTCCTTACTACTACACATACTGCATTCAGCGAAACGGGAATAAAATAGAGGCTCAGACTGGTGCCGTTGAAGTTATGAATACCAGTACCTGGAGTCTGCCACTGGTAGCTCAGGGTGACACAACCTGGGTTGACTACTGGTTTAACACTGGTGATGACTTCGTTTGGGACGGGACCAGCAATATTGTTATCGGGATGCTAAACTGCCGGCCACAGGAAACAATACAGTATCAAAATGCCATTTACATGGCAACAGAAATCAACCCACCAGCTCCGGGCAGGAGTTACTACAGCTACCCGGCATGGCTCCAGGCATATTCATATTATTATTATTCGCCAACGGATTGTAACTATCTCATGTACAATACCTTCCCGTATATGTACTGGTATCAGTACAATCCCAACTATGACTATGGATACCGCTGGTTCCGCCCGTACATTCGTCTGGCTGTGAAGTCAGGTGTTGTACAGTCGTTCCCTGATGACATCGACCCGCGCCGTATTCTGCGTGCCGGTGATGTGTACAAGGGTCAGGACGCAAATCATCCGAAGCCGTCGCTTACATTTTATGAGCAACCGGGACAGCAGTACACGGTTACATACAACATCATAGGTCCTTTGCCGAGTACGGATACGGTATATACGGCATTATGGGGTGGTTCGCCATCATATACGTTTACCGGCACGAGTTCCGGTGAGAAGCAGATTACGATGACGGGAGCAATGGGCTTCCTTGCAAACTCTGATGGTTCTTTGAACCTCACCTATGCCACCGGTGGCAGCTACCGCGTGGAAGCCACGGTGAACTCGGGATCCTGCGGCCTGCAGTCATGGTATAAATCGTTCATCGTAGCGTTCCAGAATGACGTTGCGATGTCGCAGATCCGCTCGCCACAGCCAGTACCAAAGAAGAACCCGCTGAACGTAACCACACCGCTGTCGTGTCAGATTCAGAACGTTGGTCTTGATGACGTGACCGAGGTGGACCTGACGGTTGTTATCCGTACCTATCCCGGTGGGCAGAAGGTCTATGAAGGCAGCACCACCTGGGAAGGAGTTCTTGAAACCGGAGCACGCGCCAGTGTGGACTTCACGGGCGCCCCGTTTGTGCCGACGGCTGTGGGACGCTATAGCGCCGAGTACTGTGCCACTCTTAAAAATGCGTACGATCTCCAGACCGGCAACGACTGTCTGCCACTTGCCGGCCAGACCCACATCTTTGAAGTCAACTACAACCAGGAGGGTGCTGCCGACGCCATTACGATACCGGCCTCCGGCAAGGAATACTACGCCAACCGTCCGTTTCAGCCAGCCGGCCAGATCCGCAACAACGGTATTCTTGACGGCTCGAACTGGCCGGTGCTGATGGAGATTTTCCGTCTGCCGGGCATGCAGAAAGTGTACAGCGAGCAGATTGTCCTACAGTCGGTTGACGCTACGGCACCGCAGAACTTTGCCACGGCGGTATTTCCGCTGTTCACGCCCGACCAGGGTGGCAGCTACCGTGCCTGTATGACGCTGAAGACCAACGACCCCGAGCCTGCAAATGACCAGGTGTGCTATGACTTTACGGTTCAGGGCAACATGGAGGGCAAGTACACCATTGGTATGCTGAATCTTACCAAGAGTAATAACTACGCAACAATTGAGCTTGCGGTTGATGACCTGTACCGCCGTGGCGTGTCGGGTCCTGTTACCTTTGAGCTTACCGACGAATCGTACACACTTAACAGTAATGTGAACACCGGTGGTGTAGCTCTTGACCTGACGGGCTACATCTCGGGCATGAGCGGCACCAACACGGTCACGTTCCGTCCATCGCTGGAGCGGAGCCTGACGCGCGGCTCAATAGAGATCACGCTGAACTCCACCAACGGCATCGGCGTTCTGTTTGGCCAGAACCTTTCGCCCACCAACCAGCAGGCGTTGGGGCGTGAGTTCCCAACGGTGCGCGCCTACTCGAACTCGGCGGGCAACTTCATCTTTGACGGCGGCTCGCAGAAGTCCATCCGCATAACCTTAAATGCCACGACACCGTTCCGTGCCCCGTTCTATCTGGGCGACGGCTCGCAGTCCATCAAGCTCCGCAACATGATCATCGGCAATGCTGCAGGCACCTCGCCGAGCTATGCCAACTCACTGCCGCGGGTGTTGTTTACCAACGGACAGTTCACCTTTGAAGCCGACCAGCGTTCTGTTGGCGGCGTTAGCCACACCTACTCGGGTGGTATCGTTGACCGTAACAAGGTACCGGTGGGTATCACGGGCAACAACTCTGAGCGTCTGGACACCACAGCCGGCAGCGGCAACGAATACAGCGGCAACGAGATCAGCGGCTTTGGCTACGGTATCGTCTCCTTAGGTATCGGCACGCTGCTCAAGGGCGGTGTCAACGAGTTTCGTCCGTACTACAGCACGGGCACCCAAATCAACCACAACGTGATCTATGATGTTGGCCGTGCCGGTATTGCCGCGGGCTATCAGGACAAGCTGCAGGTTAAGGGCAACCGCATCTACGGTGTGGGCAGCAGCTCTGAGGTTGCTGGCAAGGATGGCGCTGCGGTGCAGGGAGCCCCAGCCGCCGACGATGCCATGGGTATCCTCCTTGGCGGTGTTAACCAGTACAACGTGCAGAACGCCGTGGTCTCGGGCAACGAGATCAGCGGCATCCGTGGCACCTACATGAGCCGCGGCATCGTCATCGAGCAGGTGCGCAACGCCTACCAGTCGGTGTCGGCCTCCGGCGGGATGTACTACGCACCGTCGTCGGCCGAGCGTACGCTGGTGACGGGCAACACGGTCTGGGGTCTGTCACGGGGCAGCACCATGGGCAACCTTGGCGGCATCCACCTTCTGACGGGTCGCAACGGTGCCTCGCTGGAGACGCCGGCTTCTGCCGACTACTTCACGCGTGGAGACACGGTGGCCAACAACACGGTGGTGATGACCGATGACAAGGTGCAGAGCACCAGCAGCATGATTGCCGGCATTGCCATTCAGCACGGTAACGGTACCGTCGTGGTCAACAACGCCATCGCCATGCTGGGCTCCTCCACTGCCAGCAAGAGTGTCCATGCGGGTTTACTCTACCAGGGCACGATGTTCCGCAACCAGAAGGTTAACACATGGTATCTGGGCAGCGGCGCCCCTGCGGCCCTGGTGTCGAACTACAACGCCTACTATACGCCGCAGAGCTCGGTAGCCTACATGATGGAGATCAGCGCCGGCAGCGAAGTTGTCTGGGAAGGCACGCCGGACGAGTTTCTGACCATGGACCAGTGGCGTAACTGGACGGGTCAGGACATCAGCAGCGTTACGGGCAACTTTGTCAGTGAATTTGAATATCAGGGAGTCGCCCCGGCACAGAAACTGCGCGTGAAGATCACGCCGCAGCCGCCAATCGGCTCTGTTCTTAACGACCGCGGCATCCGCCTGTCATCGGTGAAGACCGACATTGACGGACAGACGCGCGGCGCCGCCGGCCTGGGCTACGACATAGGTGCCGATGAGTTTGACGGCCGGAGCTACGTCAGCGACCTTGAGAGCATCGACATTCTGAGTCCGAAGTCGTACAAGGCCAGCAGCGGCATCACCAGCGATGCCGAGTACATCATGACGGCCGCCCCTGTTGACGTCTCGGCACGCATCCGCAACAACGGCGGACTGCCGCGTACGGGTGCCGACATCCGTGTGCGCATCTGGCTGGAGAGCCCTGTGAGCAACAACAACAACCTGTCGGTGCCGCAGTGGAATGCCAATCCTGTTGTGGACCGTACCTACAAGCTGGATCTTAACAGCGGTGCCAGTGCCGACATTACCTTTGGCATCCAGGGCTTTACGCCGCAGACCTACCAGCAGTTGCCGACCTATGCTGTTCCGGGCCGTTTCAGTGCCATGAGCCTGAACGTAACGCCGCGCTACCGCGTAGAGGTTACCACGCCGAATGATCAGAACAATGCCAACAACAGCGTCAGCAAGGTGCTGCGCTTCTTCATCAAGCGTTCGCTTACCAGCATCATCGTCTCTGGCCGCAACGTTGGCACGGTGCTGGGCGTGGGGTCATCGTCCAACGAAGTTGCCGCCCGCCTCAACAGCGACAGTCTGCTGAAGGGCTTAAACGACCTTGGCTTCTACAACAACCCTGCGGGCATGATGTTCAGCTACGACGTCATGGACCGCTCGGCCTGGGAGCCGCGCGCCGTGGACTACACGATTTACCGCACGCTATTCTGGTCCCACGATCAGAACGGCTTCAGCATCAGCGAGCGTAACGACCTGCGCAACTTTGTAGCAGCCGGCACCTCGCGTGACAAGAAGAACCTGGCCGTAGGCAGTCAGGAGCCCACGCGGAAGCACATCGGCAACAGCATTGCCGCAGACGAGAACTTCGTGCACACGGTGCTGCGCGCCGCCCATCAGGCGCCGGGCACACCGCTGACGCCGAACTATGACGGCAAGAAGATCGTTGGTCGTGGCATCGCCCGCAACACCGAGGAGACCATCAGCAAGACGAGCTATGCCGGTGACGCCTCGCCGCAGCCGGCGCTTGTGAAGCTCTACTCTGACGGCACCACACCGGGCATAGCCCTGGCCTCGTACAGCTACAAAAAAGGTGACCGCAGCACCACCGACTCGATTGCCGGCAGTGCCACCGCCTCGCTGACCTCCAACAGAGTGTTCCTGGGCGTGGACTGGCGTCACTACGGTCGCACGGGTGCCTTCACGGGTGTGGAGCGTGTGCTTCGCGGCGTGATTGACTTCTTTGAAACCAACGGCGGCACGGTAGTGCCTGTGGAACTGCTGAGCTTTGACGCCCGTGGCCGCGGCAGCGATGCCGACGTGTTCTGGTCCACGGCCAGTGAGCAGAATGCCGACCACTTTGCCGTCGAGCGCCGTCGTGCCGACGATGTTACCGCCGGTGACGCCGCCGCCTGGAGCACGGTTGCCACCGTTGCCGCCGCCGGCAGCAGCACCGAGCGTCGTGACTACAGCATTGTGGACCGTGACCTCAGCAGTGGCCTCTACCAGTACCGCCTTGTGAGCGCCGACCGTGACGGCTCGCAGTCGCGCAGCGGCATCGTGGAAGTGCTTATAGGCTCTGACGGCACGCTGCTGAGCATCGAGAGCGTGCAGCCCAACCCCGTGCGGACCACCGCCGTGGTCACGCTGCAGCTTGCCGACGCCGGCACCGCCGACATCGCCGTGGTTGACATGCAGGGCAAGACCGTTGCCAGGCTCTACAGCGGCACCCTGCCGCAGGGCATCAGCACGGTGGACCTCTCGGCAGCACCGCTGGCCAGCGGCACCTACACCGTAGTAGCCACCGTTAACGGTCAGACTGTCACAACCACCATCAGCATCGTTAAGTAA
- a CDS encoding T9SS type A sorting domain-containing protein, with protein MNTGGVALDLTGYISGMSGTNTVTFQPSLERSLTRGSIEITLNSTNGIGVLFGQNLMPTNQQALGREFPTVRAYSNSAGNFIFDGGSQKSIRITLNATTPFRAPFYLGDGSQSIKLRNMIIGNAAGTSPSYANSLPRVLFTNGQFTFEADQRSVGGVSHTYSGGIVDRNKVPVGITGNNSERLDTTAGSGNEYSGNEISGFGYGIVSLGIGTLLKGGVNEFRPYYSTGTQINHNVIYDVGRAGIAAGYQDKLQVKGNRIYGVGSSSEVAGKDGAAVQGAPAADDAMGILLGGVNQYNVQNAVVSGNEISGIRGTYMSRGIVIEQVRNAYQSVSASGGMYYAPSSAERTLVTGNTVWGLSRGSTMGNLGGIHLLTGRNGASLETPASADYFTRGDTVANNTVVMTDDKVQSTSSMIAGIAIQHGNGTVVVNNAIAMLGSSTASKSVHAGLLYQGTMFRNQKVNTWYLGSGAPAALVSNYNAYYTPQSSVAYMMEISAGSEVVWEGTPDEFLTMDQWRNWTGQDISSVTGNFVSEFEYQGVAPAQKLRVKITPQPPIGSVLNDRGIRLSSVKTDIDGQTRGAAGLGYDIGADEFDGRSYVSDLESIDILSPKSYKASSGITSDAEYIMTAAPVDVSARIRNNGGLPRTGADIRVRIWLESPVSNNNNLSVPQWNANPVVDRTYKLDLNSGASADITFGIQGFTPQTYQQLPTYAVPGRFSAMSLNVTPRYRVEVTTPNDQNNANNSVSKVLRFFIKRSLTSIIVSGRNVGTVLGVGSSSNEVAARLNSDSLLKGLNDLGFYNNPAGMMFSYDVMDRSAWEPRAVDYTIYRTLFWSHDQNGFSISERNDLRNFVAAGTSRDKKNLAVGSQEPTRKHIGNSIAADENFVHTVLRAAHQAPGTPLTPNYDGKKIVGRGIARNTEETISKTSYAGDASPQPALVKLYSDGTTPGIALASYSYKKGDRSTTDSIAGSATASLTSNRVFLGVDWRHYGRTGAFTGVERVLRGVIDFFETNGGTVVPVELLSFDARGRGSDADVFWSTASEQNADHFAVERRRADDVTAGDAAAWSTVATVAAAGSSTERRDYSIVDRDLSSGLYQYRLVSADRDGSQSRSGIVEVLIGSDGTLLSIESVQPNPVRTTAVVTLQLADAGTADIAVVDMQGKTVARLYSGTLPQGISTVDLSAAPLASGTYTVVATVNGQTVTTTISIVK; from the coding sequence GTGAATACCGGTGGTGTAGCTCTTGACCTGACGGGCTACATCTCTGGCATGAGCGGCACCAACACGGTCACGTTCCAGCCATCGCTGGAGCGGAGCCTGACGCGCGGCTCAATAGAGATCACGCTGAACTCCACCAACGGCATTGGCGTTCTGTTTGGTCAGAACCTGATGCCCACCAACCAGCAGGCGTTGGGGCGTGAGTTCCCAACGGTGCGCGCCTACTCGAACTCGGCGGGCAACTTCATCTTTGACGGCGGCTCGCAGAAGTCCATCCGCATAACCTTAAATGCCACGACACCGTTCCGTGCCCCGTTCTATCTGGGCGACGGCTCGCAGTCCATCAAGCTCCGCAACATGATCATCGGCAATGCTGCAGGCACCTCGCCGAGCTATGCCAACTCACTGCCGCGGGTGTTGTTTACCAACGGACAGTTCACCTTTGAAGCCGACCAGCGTTCTGTTGGCGGCGTTAGCCACACCTACTCGGGTGGTATCGTTGACCGTAACAAGGTACCGGTGGGTATCACGGGCAACAACTCTGAGCGTCTGGACACCACAGCCGGCAGCGGCAACGAATACAGCGGCAACGAGATCAGCGGCTTTGGCTACGGTATCGTCTCCTTAGGTATCGGCACGCTGCTCAAGGGCGGTGTCAACGAGTTTCGTCCGTACTACAGCACGGGCACCCAAATCAACCACAACGTGATCTATGATGTTGGCCGTGCCGGTATTGCCGCGGGCTATCAGGACAAGCTGCAGGTTAAGGGCAACCGCATCTACGGTGTGGGCAGCAGCTCTGAGGTTGCTGGCAAGGATGGCGCTGCGGTGCAGGGAGCCCCAGCCGCCGACGATGCCATGGGTATCCTCCTTGGCGGTGTTAACCAGTACAACGTGCAGAACGCCGTGGTCTCGGGCAACGAGATCAGCGGCATCCGTGGCACCTACATGAGCCGCGGCATCGTCATCGAGCAGGTGCGCAACGCCTACCAGTCGGTGTCGGCCTCCGGCGGGATGTACTACGCACCGTCGTCGGCCGAGCGTACGCTGGTGACGGGCAACACGGTCTGGGGTCTGTCACGGGGCAGCACCATGGGCAACCTTGGCGGCATCCACCTTCTGACGGGTCGCAACGGTGCCTCGCTGGAGACGCCGGCTTCTGCCGACTACTTCACGCGTGGAGACACGGTGGCCAACAACACGGTGGTGATGACCGATGACAAGGTGCAGAGCACCAGCAGCATGATTGCCGGCATTGCCATTCAGCACGGTAACGGTACCGTCGTGGTCAACAACGCCATCGCCATGCTGGGCTCCTCCACTGCCAGCAAGAGTGTCCATGCGGGTTTACTCTACCAGGGCACGATGTTCCGCAACCAGAAGGTTAACACATGGTATCTGGGCAGCGGCGCCCCTGCGGCCCTGGTGTCGAACTACAACGCCTACTATACGCCGCAGAGCTCGGTAGCCTACATGATGGAGATCAGCGCCGGCAGCGAAGTTGTCTGGGAAGGCACGCCGGACGAGTTTCTGACCATGGACCAGTGGCGTAACTGGACGGGTCAGGACATCAGCAGCGTTACGGGCAACTTTGTCAGTGAATTTGAATATCAGGGAGTCGCCCCGGCACAGAAACTGCGCGTGAAGATCACGCCGCAGCCGCCAATCGGCTCTGTTCTTAACGACCGCGGCATCCGCCTGTCATCGGTGAAGACCGACATTGACGGACAGACGCGCGGCGCCGCCGGCCTGGGCTACGACATAGGTGCCGATGAGTTTGACGGCCGGAGCTACGTCAGCGACCTTGAGAGCATCGACATTCTGAGTCCGAAGTCGTACAAGGCCAGCAGCGGCATCACCAGCGATGCCGAGTACATCATGACGGCCGCCCCTGTTGACGTCTCGGCACGCATCCGCAACAACGGCGGACTGCCGCGTACGGGTGCCGACATCCGTGTGCGCATCTGGCTGGAGAGCCCTGTGAGCAACAACAACAACCTGTCGGTGCCGCAGTGGAATGCCAATCCTGTTGTGGACCGTACCTACAAGCTGGATCTTAACAGCGGTGCCAGTGCCGACATTACCTTTGGCATCCAGGGCTTTACGCCGCAGACCTACCAGCAGTTGCCGACCTATGCCGTACCGGGCCGTTTCAGTGCCATGAGCCTGAACGTAACGCCGCGCTACCGCGTCGAGGTTACCACGCCGAATGATCAGAACAATGCCAACAACAGCGTCAGCAAGGTGCTGCGCTTCTTCATCAAGCGTTCGCTTACCAGCATCATCGTCTCTGGCCGCAACGTTGGCACGGTGCTGGGCGTGGGGTCATCGTCCAATGAAGTTGCCGCCCGCCTCAACAGCGACAGTCTGCTGAAGGGCTTAAACGACCTTGGCTTCTACAACAACCCTGCGGGCATGATGTTCAGCTACGACGTCATGGACCGCTCGGCCTGGGAGCCGCGCGCCGTGGACTACACGATTTACCGCACGCTATTCTGGTCCCACGATCAGAACGGCTTCAGCATCAGCGAGCGTAACGACCTGCGCAACTTTGTAGCAGCCGGCACCTCGCGTGACAAGAAGAACCTGGCCGTAGGCAGTCAGGAGCCCACGCGGAAGCACATCGGCAACAGCATTGCCGCAGACGAGAACTTCGTGCACACGGTGCTGCGCGCCGCCCATCAGGCGCCGGGCACACCGCTGACGCCGAACTATGACGGCAAGAAGATCGTTGGTCGTGGCATCGCCCGCAACACCGAGGAGACCATCAGCAAGACGAGCTATGCCGGTGACGCCTCGCCGCAGCCGGCGCTTGTGAAGCTCTACTCTGACGGCACCACACCGGGCATAGCCCTGGCCTCGTACAGCTACAAAAAAGGTGACCGCAGCACCACCGACTCGATTGCCGGCAGTGCCACCGCCTCGCTGACCTCCAACAGAGTGTTCCTGGGCGTGGACTGGCGTCACTACGGTCGCACGGGTGCCTTCACGGGTGTGGAGCGTGTGCTTCGCGGCGTGATTGACTTCTTTGAAACCAACGGCGGCACGGTAGTGCCTGTGGAACTGCTGAGCTTTGACGCCCGTGGCCGCGGCAGCGATGCCGACGTGTTCTGGTCCACGGCCAGTGAGCAGAATGCCGACCACTTTGCCGTCGAGCGCCGTCGTGCCGACGATGTTACCGCCGGTGACGCCGCCGCCTGGAGCACGGTTGCCACCGTTGCCGCCGCCGGCAGCAGCACCGAGCGTCGTGACTACAGCATTGTGGACCGTGACCTCAGCAGTGGCCTCTACCAGTACCGCCTTGTGAGCGCCGACCGTGACGGCTCGCAGTCGCGCAGCGGCATCGTGGAAGTGCTTATAGGCTCTGACGGCACGCTGCTGAGCATCGAGAGCGTGCAGCCGAACCCCGTGCGGACCACCGCCGTGGTCACGCTGCAGCTTGCCGACGCCGGCACCGCCGACATCGCCGTGGTTGACATGCAGGGCAAGACCGTTGCCAGGCTCTACAGCGGCACCCTGCCGCAGGGCATCAGCACGGTGGACCTCTCGGCAGCACCGCTGGCCAGCGGCACCTACACCGTAGTAGCCACCGTTAACGGTCAGACTGTCACCACCACCATCAGCATCGTTAAGTAA